Genomic DNA from uncultured Methanospirillum sp.:
TAAGGGTAAAACTCCCCTATGATCCCTTTGCAGTCCGACTCAAAGAGGTGGAAGTGGAGAAAGGGGTACCAATAGGAATGATCACCGACATCAGGCCCTCACGAATGCGGGACTACATTCTGGTTAAAGTAAAGCCCTTCTCAGACACCGGGCTCATGGTCTGATCCTGATGTACACGATGAATACTACAGAAGACATCTCGCATAAGCGGGTGATGTCGTGAGAGTGATACGTGTTCTGTACGTGGATGACGACCAGTCCTTTCTCGAGATCGTAAAAGTGATCCTTGAGAAAGACGGAGAGTTCTCAGTCACTCTCTCTCAGGAGGGAGATGAGGCACTCGATCTTCTCAGCGCAGGTGATTATGATCTCGTCCTCTCTGACTGCCGGATGATCAGAATGGACGGAGTCATGTTCAGAGAAAGAGTGAGAGAGTTATACCCGGGAATGCCGTTTATCTTCTTCACCGGGAGACAAAGGGAAGAAGGGATCTCAAAGATACTTGATGACCTGACCTGGTATCTGCAGAAAGGTGGAGACCCTGCAGTGCAGTTTGCCAGGCTCACCGATCAGATCCGTTCCTGTGTCAGGGCAGAAGAGCCCACCTGCTAGATACAGTTTAGCAGTATCTATATCCGTTTTTTAGCTCCTCGAACACTGTATTTCTCCGGTCTGGCACGCCAGGGTTTTTCTTCATCAGGCTGGTTTTTTGGTTGTTGCAACCGGTTGCAACCATTTGAACAAGGTTATTTTTCAATCAATCTCACCATTCAGCAGTTCTGCATACTGATGCCCGGAATGGGTCTGAAACAGGAGAAACCAGCTGGATCACATTGGATCAGATACACTCGCGAGAATTATCTCCTAAAATGAACCTTGCGAGAGATATACCGTGAAAACCGATTTCAAATCACAAAATATGGGTATCCTATCCCGTTCTTATATGCTGTTTCATCTAACACAATGATGTCACAGGACACCTGTGAACGGAGTCACCTGAATCAGTCACCATGTCCTCCTACATTGATGCTGCCCGATGACTCCAATACTGCACTTTTCCACAGTGCCATGCCAAATAATCCGGTTTAGGTGAGAAAAAATATGAGTTGTATAGCATTTTCCTGTGATTACGATTGCTCCCTGCTGACCGGAACCCCGCATCCCAGACAAAAGACAGTACCCGGCCACAGAGATCTTTCAGATCTGGTCGGGTCAAATGAGATGTTTCTCAGTCATCTCGAAGCAATTCACTATCTCGGCTTCCCGGGATGGTAACAACCATCCGACACTCCTACATTCTGACTTTTCTTCCAGCGGTTGTTACATTCATTCACTCTTCTTGTCATCAGATCTTGTCACATGATCATGGTAATGATGGAGATCAGGGGTATGCTGGTGATCGTGGATAACCTGCTCATGCTGGTGAAGATGTGCGTGTTCACTAGGAACTGAGTCCCGATGAGAGTGAGTATGATGGCCATCATCGTGCCAGTGCCGGTGATCATGGCTGACCTGAAAATGAGAGTGGGGATGGTGATGATGCTCTGTCGCGATCAGGTACACCCCGGCGGCCATAAACGGAAGGCAGAGAAAAACCTGAAAGCCCGGGACTTCTCCAGGAAATATCCATGAGATCCCTGCACCGATGAACGGCGCCAGAGCAAAGAGGGACCCGGTTCTGACGGCACCGAGTGTTCTGAGCGACCTGATAAACAGAACCAGCGAGAGACCGTATCCAAAAAAACCGGTTATTATAATTAACAAAAGGTACTCAGGGGCTGGCAGAGGTTCACCAAGGTATATTCCCAGGATGAGGCCGAAAATACCGGCACACATCCCTTTGATGATCACGATAGAACTTGGATCTTTTCCTGAAAGACTTCTGGTAACATTATTGTCAACTCCCCAGCAGAAGCATGCCCCGAGGATCAGCACTGCTCCGGCTGAAATCCCAAAGTTGCCAAAAGGATCAACAGAGAGAATGAGCCCGCCGATCACAACAGCAGCCATTGCCCCGGTTGCCCGTCTGCCGAGGGGTTCAGAGAAGAAGACGGCTGCGATGATGCCGGTCATTACCAGTTCGGCATTCAAAAGCAGAGAGGCGGTCCCTGCCGAAACCATCGTGAGCCCGGTCATCAGGAGAATCGGGCCGATAATACTCCCTGAGATGACTATGACTGCAAGAAGCGGGAGTTCCTTTCTGGTCACCGGTGCTTCATAATGTGCCGGCGACGGCCTGATCATCCTCATCAGAAGAAGTCCGACACCCGCACCCAGATAGAGCAGGGCAGCTAAGGTTACCGGTCCGGTTTCTGCGAGCAGTATCTTTGAGACCGGGACGACGAACCCAAAAAGGACTGCAGCGGTGATCCCTTCAATGATGGCAGGACGATCAGACCTCTGCATGGTCTGATATTGATCGTCCCCGGTGATAAATTCACAGAAAAGTGGAGAGGCCAGTGCCTCGTCAGACTACCTGAATATTCATTGTATATCGTGACTCGTTGCCGGTGACCGGTTCCCACGACCGCATGTAGATTGCATCAAATGTCTGGTTTCCTTTTGCAATGCCCCGGACAAGCCAGTAGTGCATCCCCCCTGATCCGGCAACACCTGGTTTGACAGGGTCGGGAACATAGGTGTCGTTCTCGATGCGGAGTCCGGATGTGACCGTGGCATTCCACTGAAAACCGGTAGTGGGATTCTCTTTCAGGTATATGTTAATAGTGTCATTGAGGGGCATCGTCTCCTGCGAACTTGTCTGCAGGGCATCGTCACCACCGGTTTTCTCCGCATTTGCAGAATCAGGTGGCACGGTTTTCCCTGAGTCTTTCTCACTGATATCAGCTGCTCCGGACTTTTTCTCATATGACATCTTGCTGTTCTGGCCCGTGCAGCCTGCCAGAAGTACAGCCGCCAGCACCAGCATAACAAGAACCAGTCTCCGGTAATCCATGATTGCAACATAGGGCTCCCGGCGATATAAGTACTTCCAGAACGGCTCGATGTTCGCGAAACGCACCCTCCTCCTCACAACATATAACCAGAAAAACCTCCACATGATGTACCATATGACCGGCCAGCGGCCGATTGGATCTCCTCTCCAGAATCCTGATTACTGCCTATACGCAACCAGCACATTTCTGCCTCTTCTCAGTCAGCTGGAAGCAGAACTACAGGGGGTGGTGAAGGATGATGATATCGAGTACGTCCATCGCAGTCGTGTGGCGACACGGAGGATACGTGCCGCGTTTCCCTTGTTTCATGAGTGTCTCCCTGATGATTCCAGGTTGAAATGGGAGAAGCAGATCCGCAGACTGACGCAATCTCTGGGTGAAGCACGTGATCTTGATGTACAGATCGAGTTTGTCCGCGGATTTCTTGGTGAACGCAATCCCGAAAAAAGATCCACAGTTCCTCTCTTCTCACCTGCCGAGCCTCTCCAGATATCCCCGGTGATCACGGCACCTGCACTGGTCTCACGGCAGGATCGTCCAGAGCCATCCCACACATTCAGAAGCAGGGTCTCTGCCTGGCTCGAAAAACATCAGATCATCAGTCAGAAAGAGAACAAGCCCGGAGAGGAAGGAGTAACTGACTCTGTCATGCCTTCGGCCCGGGAGATCGAGATGTATCAGCCATCCGATCCGATCATTCCAGGGCTTGAATGTCTCCTGCTCAGGCTCATCCAGAAGCGGAGGGTGATGCAGCCTGATGTCGCAACGGTGGTATCTGACTTTACCAAAAGCAGGACCATCCATGACATGGCAGCCTGTCTCCATGATCTGAAAGTAAGGGCGATGCTTGAGGGGACAGGTGGCCACCCGATACAGACTTATGAGCATGCCTTCATGCAGATCATGGCCCGGGTATCTGACCTCTTCTGGTTCGAACCATATCTTCAGGACTCATCACGATTAGAGCAGCATCATGAGATGCGCATCGCTGCAAAGCGACTAAGATACACGCTTGAAGCATATGCAGGGCTCTACGAGGATCACCTGAAGACAGACATCAAGGTGATCAAGCACCTGCAGGAACTCCTCGGAGATATCCATGACTGTGATGTCTGGACCGGACTGCTGCCACGATTTCTTGAGGAAGAGGAGGAGCGCTCAGTTTCATACTTTGGAAATCACGGGTTCTTCGAGCTCATGAAGCCAGGTATCAATATGCTCCGCGAAGATCGGGGAAACAGCCGGACGGCCTTGTTCAGGGAACTTACCGGGTACTGGGACGAGGTGAAGGAGGAGGGATTCTGGGACCGGTTCTCAGAGAAGATCTCACTACCGCTTCAGCACTCATTTGATCGTAACACGGGCCCTGATAAAGGAGGGCCTCTCACCATCGCCCTGATCAGCGATGTGCATGCAAACCTTCCTGCACTCGAAGCAGTTCTTGCTGATGCACAGATGAGAGGAGCAACTGTAGTTCTTCATGCCGGAGACCTGACCGGTTACGGTCCGTTTCCTGATGAGGTCATCAATCTTGTCAGGGAAAAGCATATTATTAGTGTCATTGGTAATTACGATATCTCGGTCCTTTCAAGAAAGTGGAAGAAGGGAAAGCCGGCGTCACGCGAGAAACAGCTGGCGATGAGATGGGCATACCACCAGATCTCAGGTAAGAACCGTTCCTGGCTTGCCAGCCTTCCAAGGAAGATCCGCATGTGTGTGAGGGGTATCCCGCTGATCCTCACACATGGTAGTCCGGACTCACTGACAGAGTACCTCGATTACGGAACTCCTGACACCAGGCTGCATGAGATCGCAACAGCAGAAAAGGGGAAGGTGATCATAACCGGGCATTCTCACCGGGCAGCAGCCCGCGAAGTTGACGGAGTCTGGTTCATAAATGCAGGCAGCGTCGGCAGGCCTGAAGACGGGGATCCCAGGGCATGTTATGCCCTCCTCACCGTGGACCCATTCTCTGTCATTCATATCCGGGTCCCTTACGAGATCGATCGCACCGTTGAGGCGATACGACACCGGCATCTGCCCGATGCATTTGCACGGATAGTCAGGGAGGGGCGATCTCTGGATGTGGTTCAGGAGTCCGGGGATCGGCCATGAGCCGGGACTGTCCCGGAAATTTTTCTGAGAGGCCGGATGCCGGACCTGCTCTTGCACTCATGAAGCGGTATGATCCCGATCATCCTCATGCCCTCCAGGTTGAGCGGCTGGCAGGACTGCTGTTCGATCTCCTTGTCGGACTTCATGGAATGGGGGAGTCGGAACGGTGGTTTCTCGGGATGGCGGCTCTTCTACATGATATCGGCTGGAGTGAACCGTCACGTCCGCATCACAAGGCATCCATGGACCTTATCCTCGCTGACATTACTCTCCCCCTGACCCCTGCAGACAGACAGATTGTGGCCCAGATAGCCCGGTATCATCGGAAGGCAGATCCAAATCCCTCTCATCCTGGCTTTGCCGGCTTGACCGATGATCAAAAAAGGCAGGTCCGCTGGTCTGCAGGCATTCTACGCCTTGCTGACGCACTCGATCGCTCTCATCGTTCAGTTGTACAGGAATTATCAGTCCGCACATCTGATAGGGTCATTCAAATCAGTTGCACGACCACAAATGATCATATCCCTGAACCGGAGATTCAGGTTCTTGGGAAGAAATCAGCCCTGCTCAGCGAGGTAACCGGGTGCCGGATAGAAATTTTATGGAGCCGAACGAACACACCGTAGTTGCATTCATCGATCTCGGTACCAACTCAGCGCGGCTTCTGGTAATCAGGCTGAACCCGAACAGGTCCTATTCGGTACTCACCCAGCAGAAGGAGGTTGTACGGCTGGGTGAGGGTGAGTTTGCCGATAACAGACTTACATCAGATGCCATAACCAGGACAGTCACCGTCCTCTCACGCTTTGCCGAGGTTGCCCGGAGTTTCGGGGCATCAGAGATCGTAGCAGTTGCCACCTCTGCAACCCGAGATGCACAAAACCGTGACACCCTGATCGCAAGGATCCGGGAAGAGGCAGATTTTGAGCTCAATGTGATATCTGGACCTGAAGAGGCCAGGCTAATATGGCTCGGGGTCTCGAGTGGTGTCAAGATCGGGAAGACAAAATCCCTGTTCATCGATATCGGCGGGGGAAGTACCGAGATCGTTGTCGGAGATCAGCATGAAGCATCTCTGCTCAGAAGCCTGAAGCTCGGAGCCATCAGGACCACCAATACCTTTGTTCCACCAGACCTGACGGGTCCCGTTCCCCCACCAGTAGTTCAGGCGATTCAGAAACATATCCGCAGCAGGGCGTCGCACACAATCAGGCATGTGATCGGTAAAAAGGTCCAGCAGGCATTCGGAAGCTCAGGAACCATCACAACACTTGAAGCGATTACAACGGGAATGAGTAACCCGACAGTTCCTCACCAGGCCGGCGTGATCACCAGGGGTGAGTTGTCAGCCGTTATCGCCCACCTCTGCTCACTCCCCCTGAAAGAACGCAGGAGTGTGCAGGGGCTCAACCCGGATCGTGCTGATATCATCATCGCAGGTGCACTCATTCTTGACTCGCTGCTCGAACAGGCAGGTATCACTACGATCCAGGTCTCTTCAAGGAGCTTGAGAGACGGGCTGCTTGTTGATTACCTCTCACGTATCCCCGGATTTCCGTAC
This window encodes:
- a CDS encoding response regulator, yielding MRVIRVLYVDDDQSFLEIVKVILEKDGEFSVTLSQEGDEALDLLSAGDYDLVLSDCRMIRMDGVMFRERVRELYPGMPFIFFTGRQREEGISKILDDLTWYLQKGGDPAVQFARLTDQIRSCVRAEEPTC
- a CDS encoding EamA family transporter; translation: MQRSDRPAIIEGITAAVLFGFVVPVSKILLAETGPVTLAALLYLGAGVGLLLMRMIRPSPAHYEAPVTRKELPLLAVIVISGSIIGPILLMTGLTMVSAGTASLLLNAELVMTGIIAAVFFSEPLGRRATGAMAAVVIGGLILSVDPFGNFGISAGAVLILGACFCWGVDNNVTRSLSGKDPSSIVIIKGMCAGIFGLILGIYLGEPLPAPEYLLLIIITGFFGYGLSLVLFIRSLRTLGAVRTGSLFALAPFIGAGISWIFPGEVPGFQVFLCLPFMAAGVYLIATEHHHHPHSHFQVSHDHRHWHDDGHHTHSHRDSVPSEHAHLHQHEQVIHDHQHTPDLHHYHDHVTRSDDKKSE
- a CDS encoding protease inhibitor I42 family protein, whose translation is MRFANIEPFWKYLYRREPYVAIMDYRRLVLVMLVLAAVLLAGCTGQNSKMSYEKKSGAADISEKDSGKTVPPDSANAEKTGGDDALQTSSQETMPLNDTINIYLKENPTTGFQWNATVTSGLRIENDTYVPDPVKPGVAGSGGMHYWLVRGIAKGNQTFDAIYMRSWEPVTGNESRYTMNIQVV
- a CDS encoding CHAD domain-containing protein; protein product: MFAKRTLLLTTYNQKNLHMMYHMTGQRPIGSPLQNPDYCLYATSTFLPLLSQLEAELQGVVKDDDIEYVHRSRVATRRIRAAFPLFHECLPDDSRLKWEKQIRRLTQSLGEARDLDVQIEFVRGFLGERNPEKRSTVPLFSPAEPLQISPVITAPALVSRQDRPEPSHTFRSRVSAWLEKHQIISQKENKPGEEGVTDSVMPSAREIEMYQPSDPIIPGLECLLLRLIQKRRVMQPDVATVVSDFTKSRTIHDMAACLHDLKVRAMLEGTGGHPIQTYEHAFMQIMARVSDLFWFEPYLQDSSRLEQHHEMRIAAKRLRYTLEAYAGLYEDHLKTDIKVIKHLQELLGDIHDCDVWTGLLPRFLEEEEERSVSYFGNHGFFELMKPGINMLREDRGNSRTALFRELTGYWDEVKEEGFWDRFSEKISLPLQHSFDRNTGPDKGGPLTIALISDVHANLPALEAVLADAQMRGATVVLHAGDLTGYGPFPDEVINLVREKHIISVIGNYDISVLSRKWKKGKPASREKQLAMRWAYHQISGKNRSWLASLPRKIRMCVRGIPLILTHGSPDSLTEYLDYGTPDTRLHEIATAEKGKVIITGHSHRAAAREVDGVWFINAGSVGRPEDGDPRACYALLTVDPFSVIHIRVPYEIDRTVEAIRHRHLPDAFARIVREGRSLDVVQESGDRP
- a CDS encoding HD domain-containing protein; amino-acid sequence: MSRDCPGNFSERPDAGPALALMKRYDPDHPHALQVERLAGLLFDLLVGLHGMGESERWFLGMAALLHDIGWSEPSRPHHKASMDLILADITLPLTPADRQIVAQIARYHRKADPNPSHPGFAGLTDDQKRQVRWSAGILRLADALDRSHRSVVQELSVRTSDRVIQISCTTTNDHIPEPEIQVLGKKSALLSEVTGCRIEILWSRTNTP
- a CDS encoding Ppx/GppA phosphatase family protein gives rise to the protein MEPNEHTVVAFIDLGTNSARLLVIRLNPNRSYSVLTQQKEVVRLGEGEFADNRLTSDAITRTVTVLSRFAEVARSFGASEIVAVATSATRDAQNRDTLIARIREEADFELNVISGPEEARLIWLGVSSGVKIGKTKSLFIDIGGGSTEIVVGDQHEASLLRSLKLGAIRTTNTFVPPDLTGPVPPPVVQAIQKHIRSRASHTIRHVIGKKVQQAFGSSGTITTLEAITTGMSNPTVPHQAGVITRGELSAVIAHLCSLPLKERRSVQGLNPDRADIIIAGALILDSLLEQAGITTIQVSSRSLRDGLLVDYLSRIPGFPYAEQEPIRIASIRHLGRVCHINEPHANHVRDLALSLFDSARESGLHILPDVSRELLSYAAILHDTGQFISFPGHQQHSFYVITHAPLLGFNEHEILIIALITRYHRKKMPRRKDPSYGPLNNDDKMMVQILSIFLRMAENLDRSHDGRVTGARLLATERRKITLAIECNSDCSLEQWAILGDIRSFERTMKRGLKIEVSPSEDAE